Part of the Meiothermus sp. QL-1 genome is shown below.
CGCGCCCCTAGAAAGAAACCCACCCGCAAGGGGAAGACCACCTGGGCAGGGGTGTAGCCCTCGTAGACGTGCACCCGGCCCTTGTAGGCCAGCACGTTTTTGCCTTCCAGCCTTCCTAGGATGAGCTTTCCTTCGTGGCTGGGGGCGGTGGAACGGGGAAAGTGCGGCAGCTCGGCGTAGGGGAAGCTGGCTACCGTTTCTATCTCGTCGGCCAGGGGGCCCAGGCCCGAGCCCAGCACCAGGCCCACCTCGGGCGTGAAGTCGGTCTGGCTTTGGATGTGCTTTACCGCGGCTTGGATCTCCTCGTAGCTCGGCATACCCTCCAAATCCTAACAGAACCGGCCTTCGCCAGGCCGCGAGGGGGGCTTTCCGTTAAGTTAAGGCCCCTTAACCCTGGCCCAACGGGCCTTGCCGGTTCTTTTGGGTAGGGTGCAACTGTGCAGGGCTGGCCTCGAGTACTCTGGCCTATTCTTCTGGGGGGTGTGTTGGGCTGTTCCAGCGGGCCTGTTTCGTCTGAAGGGCCCAGCCCCACCCGCTTTGGCGCTTGGTCGGACCCCAGGACCTGGCCCAGCGGCCAGGTGCCCCGGGCCCACGAGGTGGTGAACATTCCGAGGGACCTGGGGGTGGTGCTGGATGTGAGTCCGCCTCCCCTGAAGGGCCTCAACATCTACGGCGTTCTGCGCTTTGACCGCAAGGACCTGGAGCTTCGGGCCGACTGGATTATGGTGCACGGCCGGCTCGAGGTGGGCACCCCCCAGGACCCCTTCCGCCACCGGGCGATCATCACCCTCACCGGCAACAACCCCGAAGAGGACCAGATGGGGATGGGCACCAAGGTGCTGGGGGTGATGGGAGGGGTTTTGGAGCTGCACGGGGAGCCCCGCAAGGGCTGGACCAAGCTGGCCCAGACCGCTCCCCGGGGTGCCACGCAGATCACCGTGCTCGAGGCCAGCGGCTGGCGGGTGGGGGACCGCATTGTGCTGGCCTCGACCGACTACGACCCCCGCCAGGCCGAGGTCCGCACCATCACCGCTATTTCGGGCAACACCCTGACCCTGGACCGCCCGCTGCAGTTCCCCCATTTCGGCGAGATAACCTACGGGGTGGACCAGCGCGGCGAGGTGGGGCTGCTCTCGCGCAACGTGGTGGTTCGCGGCGATGAGAGCTCGGCCAGCACCGGCCTGGGGGGGCACATCATGGCCATGGCGGGCAGCCAGATGCGCCTTTCGGGGGTGGAGCTCTACCGCATGGGCCAGCGCAACCGGCTGGCCCGCTACCCCGTTCACTGGCACCTGGTGGGTGATGCGGCAGGGCAGTACATCCGCCACTCCTCCATCCACGAGAGCTTCAACCGCTGCGTGACCGTTCACGGCACCCAGCGGCTGGAGGTGGTGGGGAACGTGGCCTACGATGCGGTGGGGCACTGCTACTTTTTGGAGGACGGGGCCGAGTACAAGAACCTTCTGGAGGGCAACCTGGGCCTCCTGACCCGCCGTCCCGACGCCAACCGGGGGGAGCAGCCGGTCATTCCCACCGACCGGAGCCCGGCCACCTTCTGGATTGCCCACCCCGATAACATCGTGCGCAACAACGTGGCCGCCGGTTCGGACGGCATCGGCTTCTGGTACGCCCTGCCCGAGAACCCCACCGGCCCTTCGGCCACCCCCACCATCTGGCCCCGCCGCACCCCTTTGGGGGAGTTCTCCGGCAACGTCTCGCACTCGAGCTTTGATGGCCTGATGGTCGACCGGGGCCCCAGGGCGGACACCCTCGAGCCCGAGGCCACCGTCTACAACCCCCGCAGCAACCCGTCTGATACCCAAAACGCCTACAACGACAACCGCAATCCACCGGTGGTGGCCGAATTCCGGAACTTTACTGCCTACAAGCACCGCGGCAACGCCATCTGGCTCAGAGGGCTCAACCACAAGGTGGTGGGGGCCCGGCTGGCCGACAACGCCATCGGGGTGACCTTCGCCTCGCGGGCCACCACCCTGGAGGACTCCCTGGTCGTGGGCGACAGCGACAACAAGGGCTGGCCGCGCGACTGGGAGTTCCGTGGGGTGGACGGGCGCAGCCTGCCCAGGCCCTGGGCCAACAGCAATGGGGCCATCCAGGACAACTTCCCTATTCGCGGCTTTGAGTTCTACGACGGCAAGGTTGGTTTCCGCAACGTGGAGTTCGTCAACTTCCAGCCCCTGCAGGTGCAGAACGCCCAGGGCACCCAGCGCGCTACCCGCGAGGCCGGGGCCCTGAGCTATCTGCGCTTCACCGATTTCGACATCGACAGCCGCAACTTTGCCGAAGGTGCTAGGTTCACCAACGCCAAGCCGGTCTACCTGCCCCCCCGGGGCGAGCCCACCCCGGAGGAGGTGGCCAGCAACCGCAATGCGGACGGCTACAGGGGCAGCGTGTTTGTGGACCTGGACGGCTCGGTGAGCGGCCGGCGGGGCCATGCGGTGGTGCTCAACCATCCCTTCCTGCTGGACGCGGCCTGCGAGGTGCGGGCGGAGTGGAACGCAGGGGTTTGCAACTACGGCTATGCCCGGCTGCACATCCTCAACGAGAGCGGGGGGCGCATTGCCCCGGTGGCCCTCACCCGCGAGGACGCCTCCCGCCCGGTCTTCCGCATGTGGGGAGCGCCCAACAACCTGAACTTCTTCGGCGCCACCGTAATCAAGGGCCGCCGCTACACCCTGGAGGCCGCCGGGGGCATTCCGGCCCGGCTCAAGCTGCGCTTAGACGACAGCGAGCCCGGCGATTTCGTGCTGGTGGGCCTGCCCTACAGTGGCGAGCCCTACATCTACCGCGATTACTGGATCGACAACCGCAACCGGCTCCTGCAGGCCAGCAGCCGGGCCGAGTTCGAGGCCAGCCCGGGGGAGCGCTACTGGAGCGAAGGGGGGATGCTCTGGGTCAAGCTGGTGGTGCGGGCGGGCCGCGAGTGGGCGGTGCTGGACATCTGCCGCAGCGAGCTTTGCCGGTAGCCTACGGCTCCTGGCCCACTTTTTCGCGCAGCAGGGCCCTCAAGCCTTGCTCGTCCAGAACGGGAATGCCCAGCTCCTGGGCCTTGGCCAGCTTAGAGCCTGCCCCCGCGCCGGCCACCACGTAGTGGGTTTTCCTGCTCACCGAGCTGGCCACCCGGGCCCCGTGGGCCTCCAGCCACCGGGCTACTTCCTCTCGGGGTAGGGAAAGCTCGCCGGTGAGGACGAAGGTCAGGCCCTCCAGCGCCTGGCTTTTCTGCTTTTCCCTGGCCTCAAAGCGCATCCCTGCTGCGCGCAGGCGCTCGATGAAGCGGCGCATCTCAGGCCGCGATAGGGCCTGGTGGATGGCAGAGGCGGTGGCCTCGGCGATATCCGGCACCGCGTCGAGCTCCTCCACGCTCGCCTCCAGGATGCGGTCTAGGTGGCCGAAGCGGCGGGCCAGGGCTCGCGCGGTGCTCTCGCCCACCTGGGGAATGCCCAGGGCGAAAAGGAGCCGTTCTAGTCCCCGGTTTTTGCTGGCTTCAATCTGGTTTAGCAGGTTCTGCGCGCTTTTTTCCCCCATGCGCTCGAGGGGGACGAGGTCCTCTTTTTTGAGCTGGTATAAGTCGGCTGCGTCCCGCACCTTTCCGCTCGCTAGAAGCTGCTCGATGAGCTTCTCCCCCAGGCCCTGGATGTCCATAGCCCGCCGGCTGGCATAGTGGCGGATGGCCTCGAAGGCTTTGGCCGGGCAAAGGGGGTTGGGGCAGAGGTGGATCTTGCCTGAAAGCACCAGCTCACTTGCGCACTCGGGGCAGCGGCTGGGCCATACCACCGGGGTCTGCCCCCGGGGGGCCTCGGTGAGGACCCTGAGCACCTCGGGGATTACCCCGCCCGCCTTGTGCACCAGCACGGTGTCGCCCACCCGGAGGCCCAGCTCCTGCACGTAGCTTTCGTTGTGCAGGGTGACCCGGCTCACGGTAGAGCCCTCCAGCAGGATGGGCTCGAGCTCCGCCACTGGGGTCACCCTTCCGGTGCGCCCCACCTGGAAGACCACCTGCCGCACCCGGGTGGGCCTCTCCTCGGCGGGGAACTTGTAGGCGATGGCGAAGCGGGGGGTCTTGGCGGTGTAGCCGAGCTCATCCCAAAGGGAGAGCTCGTTGAGCTTGACGGTTATCCCATCGGCTTCGAAGGGCAGGGCGCGCCGCTGCTCGAGCATCGCCCGGTAGCCCGCCTCCACCCCCTCTACCCCTGAGACCAGGCGGTGGTGGGGCTCCACCGCGAAGCCGAGCTCGGCCAGCCGTTCCAGCAGGGCCTGCTGGGTCCTCACCCCCAGGGTCTCGGGCCGCCCCACCCCGTAGAAAAGCCCCCGCAGCCCCCGGCGGGCGCTTATCTTGGGGTCTTTTTGCCGCAGGCTTCCTGCAGCAGCGTTGCGAGGGTTTTTGAAGGGCACCTCCCCCTCTTCCTCCAGCCTGGCGTTGAGCTCCAGAAAGGTCTGGAGGGGCAGGTAGACCTCGCCCCGGACCTCCAGGTCCCAGGCTTCGGGCAGCCGCCGGGGGAAGTCGGGGATGGCCAGCAGGTTGGGGGTCACGTCCTCCCCCACCACTCCGTCCCCCCGGGTCAGGCCCCGCACCAGCACCCCCTCCTCGTAGACCAGGTTGACCGAAAGGCCGTCAATCTTGTACTCGAGCACGTACGCAAAAGGCCCTTCCCGCCCCAGAAAGCGGGCGATACTGGCCTCAAACTCGGCGATATCCTGCTGGGAGAAGGCGTTCCCCAGAGAGTACATTCGGGTGGGATGGGGCACGGGGGTGAAGGGGGGTTCCAGGATGCTGCTGCCCACGGTCTGGGTGGGGGAGTCGGGGGTGATGAGTTCGGGGTGCTCTGCTTCCAGCGCCTTCAGCTCCTGCATCAGCCGGTCGAATTCGGCATCGGAGATCTCGGGGTCGTCGAGCACGTAGTAGCGGTAGTTGTGGTAGCGGATCTGCTCCCTAAGCTCCAGAATGCGCTGCTTGGGCGACATACCGAGATGCTATCACCCTGGCGGCTACAAGCCCTGCAGCCGGTGGAATATAATGCCGGAGGCTAAGTGCCATCCGAGGAGGCAGTTCGATGAGAAGACTCGCAGTGCTCGGCATGACCGCCCTTGCCTTGGGTTTTGGCCTCGCCCAACAGATCCGCGTGGGTATGGCCTTCGATGCGGGCGGCAAGAACGATCGCAGCTTCAACCAGTCCACCTTTGAGGGGGCCCAGCGGGCCGCCCGGGAGCTTGGGGTCCGGGTCTTTGACTTCGAGCCGGCCGACCCGGGCCAGGTGGGCCAGGGCATCCGCCGCTTCGCCGAGGAGGGCTTCGACCTCATCATCGGGGTGGGCTTTGCCAACGAGCCCTCCATTACCCGCAACGCCCGCGAGTTCAGGGATATCAAGTTCGCTGTGATCGACTCGGTGCCCTGTGAGGGGAGGTGCGACAACGCGGTGGGCCTGGTCTTCCGGGAGCACGAGGGCAGCTACCTGGTGGGCTACATCGCCGGCCGGCTGACCAACACCGGGGTGGTGGGCTTCGTGGGTGGGATGGACATCCCCCTCATCCACAAGTTCGAGCAGGGCTACCGGGCCGGGGCCATCGCCGGCATGCGCGAGCGCGGCATCAACAACCCGCGGGTGCTCATCAACTATGTGGGCAACACCCCAGCCGCCTGGAACGACCCCGGCAGGGCCAAGGAGATTGCCAGCGCCCAGGCCAAGCAGGGGGCCGACATCATCTACGCCGCGGCGGGGGCCTCGGGGCTTGGGGTGCTGGACTTCGTGAAGCAGCAGCGCTGCCTCCGGCAAAACGAGCTGCCCGCCGGCGTGCGCTTCATCTCCAACAACGGCGCAAACGTGCCCCGCTACGCCGGCTACGAGCGGACCTGCCCGGCCAACACCACCCGGCCCATGTTCATGATTGGCGTGGACGCCAACCAGAACTACCTGGGCGACACCGACAACAACCCTCGCACCCTGAACCACGTCCTGACCTCCATGCTCAAGCGGGTGGATGTGGCCACCTACGAGGTGATTAAGTCGGTCAAGGAGGGCACCTTCAAGGGTGGGGTGCGCGAGTTCGGCCTGAGCAACGACGGGGTGGGCTACGCCCTGGACGAGTACAACCGGGCCCTCATCCCCCAGGCCGTGGTTGACCGGCTGGCGGTGATTCGGAGCCAGATTATCTCCGGGGCCCTCAGGGTGCCCGACAGGCGCTAATAGCCCTTTTGCTCGCGCCCGGGGGTCGCCCCGGGCGCTTCGGTATGATGGGGGGCATGGAGACGGCAAGCCTCCCCACGGAAAAGGGCGCGGTGGCCCTCGAGCTCAAAGGCATTACCAAGCGCTATCCGCTGGTGCTGGCCAACGACCGCATCTCTTTGGATGTGCGCTGGGGCGAGGTGCTGGCGGTGGTGGGGGAGAACGGGGCGGGAAAGTCCACCCTGATGAAGATCGTCTACGGTCTGGTTAGGCCAGACCAGGGGGAGATTCGGTTCAACGGCCAGCGGGTGCAGATAAGCGGGCCGGCCGACGCGATTGCCCTGGGGATTGGCATGGTGCACCAGCACTTCATGCTGATAGACCCCTTCACGGTCTTGGAGAACATCGTCCTGGGGGCCGAGCCCAGGCAGGGGGCCAGCCTCGACCTGGCACGGGCCCGGGCCGAGGTAGAGGCCCTGATGCGGGAGCTCGAGTTCGACCTCCCCCTTGACACCCCGGTCGAGGAGCTGCCGGTGGGGCTACAGCAGCGGGTGGAGATTCTGAAGGCCCTCTATCGCCGGGCCCGGGTTCTTATCCTGGACGAGCCCACCGCCGTGCTCACCCCCCAGGAGGCCGAGGAGCTTTTCGCCTTTTTGCGCCGCTATGTGGCCCAGGGCAACGCGGTCATCTTCATCAGCCACAAACTGGCCGAGGTGATGCAGCTTTCCCACCGGGTTACGGTAATCCGCGATGGCCGGCTGGTGGGAACGGTGAACACCGCCGAGACCAGCGTGGCCGAGCTGGCGCGCATGATGGTGGGGCGCGAGGTGATTCTCTCGGTGAGCAAGAGCGAGCCCCGGCCTAGGGAGGTGGTCCTTAGGGTAGAGAACCTGACGGTGCCCAGCAAGGACAGGAAGCACCGCCTGGACAAGGTCAGCTTCGAGGTGCGCGCTGGGGAGATTGTGGGCATCGCTGGGGTGGAGGGCAACGGTCAGACCGAGCTGGTGGAGGCCCTCGCCGGTCTTAGGAGCTACCAGGGCCGTATCCTCTATGGCGGCCAGCCCCTTCCGCCCAGTGCCCGGGCGGTGCGCGAGTGGGGGGTTTCCCACATCCCTGAGGACCGCAACACCCGAGGGCTGGTGCTGGACTTCACCACCCGCGAGAACCTGATTTTGGGCGACCACTACCGAAAGCCCTACGCGGGTTTTCTGGGCTTTTTGGATGCCGGTGCGATGGAGGCCCACGCCCAGCAGGTGGTGGAGGCCTTTGACGTGCGTCCCCGCAACACCGAGCTGGCCGCGCGGCGCTACTCGGGGGGCAACGCGCAGAAGATCGTGGTGGGGCGGGAGCTGAGCCGAGGACCCAGGCTCCTCATCGCCGCCCAGCCCACTCGAGGGGTGGATATCGGGGCCATCGAGTTCATCCACGAAAGCATTGTGAAGGCTCGGGATGCGGGCCTGGCCGTGCTGCTGGTCTCGGCCGACCTGAACGAGGTTCGCTCGCTTTCCGACCGCATCTTGGTGATGTTTGAGGGGCGCCTGGTAGGCGAGCTGATGCCCCACGAGGCCAGCGAAGAGCGGCTTGGCCTGCTCATGGCGGGAATCAGCGGGTAGCTTCAGAGCACCTCCAGGATGGCGAACTTGAGGTAGTGGGTCTCGGGCACGTTGAGCAGCACCGGATGGTCCCAGCCCTGGCCCCGCCGCTCCACCACCCGTACGCTTTTGTGCGCGTCGGCCGCGGCCTCGCTTAGCATCTGGTAGAACAGGGGCTCGGTGAGGTGGTGGCTGCAGGAGGCTGTGGCCAGGATGCCCCCCCTGGGTAGCAGTTTGAGCGCCCGCAGGTTGATCTCCTTGTAGGCCGCGTAGGCCCGCTCGAGGTCCCGCTTGCCCTTGGCGAAGGCGGGGGGGTCGAGCACAATCAGGTCGTAGCGGGCTCGGCGCTTTTCCTCAGCGCGCAGAAACTCAAAGGCGTTGGCCTCGAGGGTGACCAGGTTGTCCAGCCCGTTGGCCCGGGCGTTTTCCTCAGCCCTTTTGAGGGCTGCAGCCGAGCTGTCCACAGCCACCACCTGTTCG
Proteins encoded:
- the ligA gene encoding NAD-dependent DNA ligase LigA — translated: MSPKQRILELREQIRYHNYRYYVLDDPEISDAEFDRLMQELKALEAEHPELITPDSPTQTVGSSILEPPFTPVPHPTRMYSLGNAFSQQDIAEFEASIARFLGREGPFAYVLEYKIDGLSVNLVYEEGVLVRGLTRGDGVVGEDVTPNLLAIPDFPRRLPEAWDLEVRGEVYLPLQTFLELNARLEEEGEVPFKNPRNAAAGSLRQKDPKISARRGLRGLFYGVGRPETLGVRTQQALLERLAELGFAVEPHHRLVSGVEGVEAGYRAMLEQRRALPFEADGITVKLNELSLWDELGYTAKTPRFAIAYKFPAEERPTRVRQVVFQVGRTGRVTPVAELEPILLEGSTVSRVTLHNESYVQELGLRVGDTVLVHKAGGVIPEVLRVLTEAPRGQTPVVWPSRCPECASELVLSGKIHLCPNPLCPAKAFEAIRHYASRRAMDIQGLGEKLIEQLLASGKVRDAADLYQLKKEDLVPLERMGEKSAQNLLNQIEASKNRGLERLLFALGIPQVGESTARALARRFGHLDRILEASVEELDAVPDIAEATASAIHQALSRPEMRRFIERLRAAGMRFEAREKQKSQALEGLTFVLTGELSLPREEVARWLEAHGARVASSVSRKTHYVVAGAGAGSKLAKAQELGIPVLDEQGLRALLREKVGQEP
- a CDS encoding ABC transporter ATP-binding protein; the encoded protein is METASLPTEKGAVALELKGITKRYPLVLANDRISLDVRWGEVLAVVGENGAGKSTLMKIVYGLVRPDQGEIRFNGQRVQISGPADAIALGIGMVHQHFMLIDPFTVLENIVLGAEPRQGASLDLARARAEVEALMRELEFDLPLDTPVEELPVGLQQRVEILKALYRRARVLILDEPTAVLTPQEAEELFAFLRRYVAQGNAVIFISHKLAEVMQLSHRVTVIRDGRLVGTVNTAETSVAELARMMVGREVILSVSKSEPRPREVVLRVENLTVPSKDRKHRLDKVSFEVRAGEIVGIAGVEGNGQTELVEALAGLRSYQGRILYGGQPLPPSARAVREWGVSHIPEDRNTRGLVLDFTTRENLILGDHYRKPYAGFLGFLDAGAMEAHAQQVVEAFDVRPRNTELAARRYSGGNAQKIVVGRELSRGPRLLIAAQPTRGVDIGAIEFIHESIVKARDAGLAVLLVSADLNEVRSLSDRILVMFEGRLVGELMPHEASEERLGLLMAGISG
- a CDS encoding BMP family protein; protein product: MRRLAVLGMTALALGFGLAQQIRVGMAFDAGGKNDRSFNQSTFEGAQRAARELGVRVFDFEPADPGQVGQGIRRFAEEGFDLIIGVGFANEPSITRNAREFRDIKFAVIDSVPCEGRCDNAVGLVFREHEGSYLVGYIAGRLTNTGVVGFVGGMDIPLIHKFEQGYRAGAIAGMRERGINNPRVLINYVGNTPAAWNDPGRAKEIASAQAKQGADIIYAAAGASGLGVLDFVKQQRCLRQNELPAGVRFISNNGANVPRYAGYERTCPANTTRPMFMIGVDANQNYLGDTDNNPRTLNHVLTSMLKRVDVATYEVIKSVKEGTFKGGVREFGLSNDGVGYALDEYNRALIPQAVVDRLAVIRSQIISGALRVPDRR
- a CDS encoding G8 domain-containing protein; the encoded protein is MQGWPRVLWPILLGGVLGCSSGPVSSEGPSPTRFGAWSDPRTWPSGQVPRAHEVVNIPRDLGVVLDVSPPPLKGLNIYGVLRFDRKDLELRADWIMVHGRLEVGTPQDPFRHRAIITLTGNNPEEDQMGMGTKVLGVMGGVLELHGEPRKGWTKLAQTAPRGATQITVLEASGWRVGDRIVLASTDYDPRQAEVRTITAISGNTLTLDRPLQFPHFGEITYGVDQRGEVGLLSRNVVVRGDESSASTGLGGHIMAMAGSQMRLSGVELYRMGQRNRLARYPVHWHLVGDAAGQYIRHSSIHESFNRCVTVHGTQRLEVVGNVAYDAVGHCYFLEDGAEYKNLLEGNLGLLTRRPDANRGEQPVIPTDRSPATFWIAHPDNIVRNNVAAGSDGIGFWYALPENPTGPSATPTIWPRRTPLGEFSGNVSHSSFDGLMVDRGPRADTLEPEATVYNPRSNPSDTQNAYNDNRNPPVVAEFRNFTAYKHRGNAIWLRGLNHKVVGARLADNAIGVTFASRATTLEDSLVVGDSDNKGWPRDWEFRGVDGRSLPRPWANSNGAIQDNFPIRGFEFYDGKVGFRNVEFVNFQPLQVQNAQGTQRATREAGALSYLRFTDFDIDSRNFAEGARFTNAKPVYLPPRGEPTPEEVASNRNADGYRGSVFVDLDGSVSGRRGHAVVLNHPFLLDAACEVRAEWNAGVCNYGYARLHILNESGGRIAPVALTREDASRPVFRMWGAPNNLNFFGATVIKGRRYTLEAAGGIPARLKLRLDDSEPGDFVLVGLPYSGEPYIYRDYWIDNRNRLLQASSRAEFEASPGERYWSEGGMLWVKLVVRAGREWAVLDICRSELCR